In Armatimonadota bacterium, the sequence CCAAGTCCGCGAGGACCTTGCGGTTCAGGGCGATGCCGTTCTGTCGCAGGGCATGCATGAGTCGGCTGTACGACAGGCCGTGCTGGCGGGCAGCCGCATTGATGCGGACGATCCACAGGCGCCGGAAATCCCGCTTGCGCTGTCGGCGATCCCGGTACGCGTTGCGCAGGGCCCGGATCACGTACTGGTTCGCCAGCTTGAACCAGCGGCTCTTCTTGCCCCAGTAGCCCCGCGCCAGCTTCAGGATCTTCTTGTGGCGGCGACGTACCGTCTTCCCGCGCTTGACCCTTGGCATGCTCCGCTCTCCCTCACTCCAGATCGTACGGGATCAGGGCCCGGATGCGCCTGGTGTCCTGGGACGCCACGGGCACCTCCTGCGCGAGGCTGCGCAGCCTCCGGGCCCGCTTCTTCTCCTTCAGGTGCCCGCCGCCCTGACGGCGGCGGAGGAGCCTGCCGGTGCCCGTTACCTTGATCCGCTTGCGCGTGCCCTGGTGGGTCTTGGCCTTGGGCATCCTTCTGCCTCCTCATCGCCGGGCCGGGTTATACACCACCACCATGTTCCGCCCCTCCATGGAGGGAGGACGCTCCACGGTGGCGATGGGCGAGACGTACTCCGTGAGCCGGTCCAGGATCATGCGCCCCAGCTCCGGGTGTACCGCCTCCCGACCCCGGAACCACATCTCCACCTTCACCTTGTGCCCTTCCTGCAGGAAGTTGTACACCATCTTCGCCTTCGTCTGGAAATCGTGATCCCCGATCTTCGGGGTCATCCGAATCCGTTTCAGCTCCATGGTCCTGGCCTTCCGGTGCGCCTCCCGGTCCCGCTTGCTCTGTTCGTACTTGTACTTCCCGTAGTCCATGATCTTGACCACGGGCGGTTCCGCCTGAGGCGCCACCTCCACCAGGTCCAGCCCCGCCTCCCGCGCCCGTTGCAGGGCTACGTGGATGGGAACGATCCCGAGATTCTCTCCGCCCGGCCCGATCAGCCGGACCTCATGTGCCCGAATCCGTTCGTTCACCCGGGGTTCCCGATGGATGCTCTCCCCTCCTTACGCTCCGGGTATCTTCCGCGGCCTACCCGCACTGTCCCGGTAAAATGAAAGCGGGCAGCAGAAGCCGCCCGCAACGGACATCCCCGCACGGGATTCCCTTGCCCCCTGGCATGGGCCTCGGATCCCGTTGCGGTAGGAGGAATCGCCAGGCTTCTGCACGCACCCGAGCCGCGATCAACCTAACATGGGCGTGGAGGTCCGTCAAGCCGGCTCCCGGCCGTCTCTGTGGGAGGCGGTGGGGCGTGTTGTGCTGAACTGGCTCGAGGAGCTGGGAGCGGGAACCCTGCTCCTCTTCCGGGTCCTCGTGGCCCTCGCCCGCCTCCGGTGGGAGGTCCGGGAGACCCTCCGACAGATGGATCGGGCGGGGGTGGACTCCATCCCCCTGGTCCTCCTCACGGGAGCGTTTTCCGGTATGGTCCTCGCCTTCCAGACCGCCCGACAGCTCCTGGCGGTGGGGGCCGAGGGGTTCGTGGGGGGGCTTGTGGCGGTGT encodes:
- the infC gene encoding translation initiation factor IF-3; the encoded protein is MNERIRAHEVRLIGPGGENLGIVPIHVALQRAREAGLDLVEVAPQAEPPVVKIMDYGKYKYEQSKRDREAHRKARTMELKRIRMTPKIGDHDFQTKAKMVYNFLQEGHKVKVEMWFRGREAVHPELGRMILDRLTEYVSPIATVERPPSMEGRNMVVVYNPARR
- the rplT gene encoding 50S ribosomal protein L20, translated to MPRVKRGKTVRRRHKKILKLARGYWGKKSRWFKLANQYVIRALRNAYRDRRQRKRDFRRLWIVRINAAARQHGLSYSRLMHALRQNGIALNRKVLADLAVRDPQAFAEIVRSATARLG
- the rpmI gene encoding 50S ribosomal protein L35; the protein is MPKAKTHQGTRKRIKVTGTGRLLRRRQGGGHLKEKKRARRLRSLAQEVPVASQDTRRIRALIPYDLE